Proteins encoded in a region of the Chryseobacterium piperi genome:
- the tssO gene encoding type VI secretion system TssO, with protein MSSNRERKLNKSDVRTGIWKFVLSFVVLAAVSFTSVFFFFKSYDTQTDGISREAENYRQLLGRSDILRVQVDTIFSRMSRLNRVENDIFLRNDIIDNVNNAKNIMGKDSVDNFKHYSSLMKQIRPMLNLKNQIVEVSNKKKIAIRDLNLCTGKVAGVESVLAKDPTRKFSGSRRKR; from the coding sequence ATGTCTTCAAATAGGGAAAGAAAATTAAATAAATCAGACGTCAGGACGGGCATTTGGAAGTTTGTTTTGTCCTTTGTTGTTTTAGCCGCTGTTTCTTTTACCAGTGTATTTTTCTTTTTTAAAAGCTATGATACACAGACAGATGGGATCAGCCGAGAAGCTGAAAATTACAGACAGCTGCTGGGCCGAAGTGATATACTACGAGTACAGGTCGATACTATTTTTAGCAGAATGAGCAGATTGAACAGGGTAGAAAATGATATCTTCCTTAGAAATGATATTATAGACAATGTGAACAATGCTAAGAATATCATGGGCAAGGATAGTGTGGATAATTTTAAGCATTATTCCAGTTTAATGAAACAAATCAGGCCGATGTTGAATTTAAAGAACCAGATTGTGGAAGTTTCTAATAAGAAAAAGATTGCAATCAGGGATTTGAATTTGTGTACAGGCAAAGTTGCCGGTGTGGAAAGTGTTCTGGCCAAGGATCCTACAAGAAAGTTTTCGGGAAGCAGAAGAAAAAGATAA
- the tssR gene encoding type VI secretion system protein TssR domain-containing protein: MKNKFPLAAYYIGVSIVLTSCQVKLPSKKTPEPSQYGQIDNASVINGYSKKSVPWIAISDRSRNTAYLDKSDEKSFKEVKFLEPLMVLKHRDGMVKVAEYIPDALMKKVSSKAIKTYGWIPESDLLLWSNSLKDEKTGYPVRVAVVPSNSDVIRSAERYYKNDSIMVFNSPSLIETANVKIPNGQIVYVYKQAENNKRFLVGKKPSVDMDSIDNSLYGWVSSNVISAWGQRSAVKMKNTTGVTESTLGIHEGAPGGSNTENRTAVLLTDVNKRTPLENIFPVNLGLKEAQTPDSKTKYFTNILDYSKNYVFNVLGEPIYFDRYREITEKNKKINIVFALDISGPNAPYAPIVKSLLQDLQLRFEKPSYFNSVKYGVVLYKNNACGDNVAVSNLSQDYSKITTFIDQKANEMNCPNNSGYQPVNEGLMAAGNLLSTVPDETNIVITVGTSANQSGNMYGVINSLTQAQARLIMFQTSARASDTYNDFVLLSENVVTNTAKNIAELKKQKIINQNDVLTKNNFSLVEGDSGFFSLDYPKQSMSQGFVIFPKKGDITTPGYLKKSVDSLISQVTLDNTTIDNSLNDYFHSSVGAGRTDVDLKYKYIYPGLTNPVPAGIAAQLINYGSPFLVKGYIPKELKEFKPGLEKGILISETEYDNLKAFYTEVYDKTGAARADFSQSRAIKEFVQILKKYNPTTKFIDKGDLYEQPMSYAVGMATGFDNSEEELMSKYKLKGWRKSKIVTNETVRSYFRHYKDLADRLLNHRNDPAVKIQQNGQTFYWLNEYFMPTMLPVEEPEYTKH; this comes from the coding sequence ATGAAAAATAAATTTCCTCTAGCAGCATATTATATAGGCGTTTCGATAGTACTGACGAGCTGTCAGGTAAAGCTGCCGTCCAAAAAGACTCCTGAGCCGTCGCAATATGGGCAAATTGATAATGCCTCGGTTATTAATGGATATTCAAAGAAATCAGTTCCATGGATCGCTATTTCAGATCGCTCCAGAAATACAGCTTATCTGGATAAAAGTGATGAGAAATCATTTAAAGAAGTTAAATTCCTGGAACCTTTAATGGTTTTAAAACATAGAGACGGAATGGTGAAGGTAGCGGAATATATTCCGGATGCACTAATGAAAAAAGTGTCGTCAAAAGCTATTAAAACCTATGGATGGATTCCTGAATCGGATCTTCTTCTTTGGAGCAATTCTTTAAAAGATGAAAAAACAGGCTATCCTGTAAGAGTAGCGGTGGTTCCAAGTAACAGTGATGTTATCAGAAGCGCGGAAAGGTACTATAAGAATGATTCCATCATGGTTTTCAATTCTCCAAGTTTAATCGAGACAGCTAATGTAAAGATTCCTAACGGACAGATTGTATATGTCTACAAGCAGGCTGAAAACAATAAAAGGTTTCTGGTAGGGAAAAAGCCAAGCGTAGATATGGACAGTATCGATAATAGCTTGTATGGCTGGGTGAGCTCGAATGTTATTTCGGCATGGGGACAGCGTTCTGCTGTAAAAATGAAAAATACAACCGGTGTTACAGAAAGTACACTGGGTATACATGAAGGGGCGCCAGGAGGAAGCAATACGGAAAACAGAACTGCAGTTCTTCTTACCGACGTTAATAAAAGAACACCTCTTGAGAATATTTTCCCTGTTAATTTAGGATTAAAAGAAGCGCAGACTCCAGATTCAAAAACGAAATACTTTACTAATATTCTAGATTATAGTAAAAACTATGTATTCAATGTATTGGGGGAACCTATTTACTTTGACCGTTACCGGGAAATTACTGAGAAAAATAAAAAAATAAATATTGTTTTTGCATTGGATATCAGTGGACCGAACGCTCCTTATGCACCTATTGTAAAATCTTTATTACAAGATTTACAGCTTAGGTTTGAGAAGCCTTCCTATTTCAATTCTGTGAAGTATGGAGTGGTGCTCTATAAAAACAATGCGTGTGGTGATAATGTAGCTGTATCTAACCTTAGCCAGGATTACAGTAAAATAACAACATTCATCGACCAGAAGGCTAATGAAATGAATTGCCCCAATAATAGTGGATATCAGCCGGTAAATGAAGGTCTTATGGCTGCCGGAAACCTGCTTTCTACGGTTCCGGATGAGACGAATATTGTGATTACAGTAGGAACATCTGCAAATCAGAGCGGAAATATGTATGGAGTGATCAATTCTCTTACTCAGGCACAGGCCAGATTGATTATGTTCCAGACCAGTGCGAGAGCATCTGATACGTATAATGATTTTGTACTACTTTCTGAAAATGTTGTTACAAACACTGCTAAGAATATCGCTGAGCTTAAAAAGCAAAAGATCATTAATCAAAATGATGTTTTAACGAAGAATAACTTTAGCCTTGTGGAAGGGGATTCGGGTTTCTTTTCGTTAGACTATCCAAAGCAAAGTATGTCACAGGGATTTGTTATTTTTCCTAAGAAGGGAGATATTACAACTCCGGGATATTTAAAAAAATCTGTTGATAGTTTAATATCTCAGGTTACGCTGGATAACACAACGATCGATAACTCTCTCAATGATTACTTCCATTCTTCAGTAGGAGCAGGAAGAACAGATGTAGACTTAAAATATAAATATATATATCCAGGACTTACTAATCCTGTTCCGGCCGGAATTGCAGCGCAGCTTATCAATTATGGAAGTCCGTTCCTGGTAAAAGGATATATCCCGAAAGAATTAAAAGAGTTTAAGCCGGGTCTTGAAAAAGGAATTCTGATTTCTGAAACAGAATACGATAACCTTAAAGCTTTCTACACTGAAGTTTACGATAAGACAGGTGCTGCCAGGGCTGATTTTAGTCAATCCAGAGCTATTAAAGAATTTGTACAAATTCTTAAAAAGTATAATCCTACAACGAAGTTCATTGATAAAGGTGATTTATATGAGCAGCCTATGTCTTATGCAGTAGGGATGGCTACCGGTTTTGATAATTCGGAAGAAGAACTGATGTCTAAGTACAAGTTGAAGGGCTGGAGAAAGTCTAAGATTGTTACTAATGAAACGGTTAGAAGTTATTTCCGTCACTATAAAGATTTAGCAGACAGATTACTTAACCATAGAAATGATCCTGCTGTAAAGATCCAGCAAAACGGGCAAACATTCTATTGGCTTAATGAGTATTTTATGCCAACCATGCTTCCTGTAGAGGAACCTGAATATACAAAGCATTAA
- a CDS encoding type VI secretion system transmembrane protein TssO, translated as MQGQVTLSKKEKQYQFFYLILMLLAAIIFLGIIFLKRFKSPFSDEDILSIQKLEEKAKFDQQQKLTQRLVDSTFVQIQKLTNETTEPFVENTIQTGINDINGSFGVDIIDIRKDAYPQIAHFYKMYFEDKQIISSTTEDIKLFEKKYQECMIGLKEKRDRVSQRANALKDRTQ; from the coding sequence ATGCAAGGACAAGTTACATTATCTAAAAAAGAAAAGCAGTATCAATTTTTCTACTTGATTTTAATGCTTTTAGCTGCGATTATCTTTCTTGGAATTATCTTTCTTAAAAGATTTAAATCTCCTTTTTCAGATGAAGATATTCTTTCTATTCAGAAACTTGAAGAAAAAGCAAAATTTGATCAGCAGCAAAAACTTACACAGCGTTTAGTAGATTCTACATTTGTTCAGATTCAAAAATTGACCAACGAAACGACGGAACCTTTTGTGGAAAATACAATTCAAACCGGAATTAATGATATTAACGGTTCTTTTGGTGTTGATATCATTGATATCCGTAAGGATGCTTATCCGCAGATCGCTCATTTCTATAAAATGTATTTTGAAGATAAACAGATTATCTCCAGCACAACAGAAGACATCAAACTTTTTGAAAAGAAGTATCAGGAATGTATGATAGGCCTTAAAGAAAAAAGAGACCGTGTAAGCCAACGCGCAAATGCATTAAAAGACAGAACTCAGTAA
- a CDS encoding PKD domain-containing protein, which translates to MNYFQKNKKNIIIGVIATLLIAALVALWLQKKIIHSADDIIGDVYPSTLSVGDTLLFEDKTQFAKTKKWNFGDGATSDKSNGFHFYSRPGYYSVTLMIDNKYSKSFPVLVSARPLSKPVDTAKVRTTIEAPAQAMQHENVQFRAISNATQFSWKFGESGSTDSKDKLAIYSYKEPGDYIVTLYTNENVEPVLHRIKILPYYDALEDDEVSVEDAYAKIDNDFKYHLQQIANGNNFNSHYNYLLQKYLCNNENTVVKVTDSKVNNFYMYCAGLQFDKNTIIQTVKVNFDDAQNCVTKVDINQSK; encoded by the coding sequence ATGAATTATTTTCAAAAGAACAAAAAGAACATTATTATCGGTGTTATTGCAACATTGCTGATTGCTGCTCTTGTTGCATTATGGCTGCAGAAAAAAATCATTCATTCTGCCGATGACATTATAGGGGATGTATATCCGTCCACCTTGTCAGTAGGCGATACTCTTTTATTTGAAGATAAAACTCAATTTGCAAAAACCAAGAAATGGAATTTCGGAGACGGAGCAACTTCTGATAAAAGCAATGGCTTTCACTTTTATAGCAGACCGGGGTACTATTCGGTAACCCTTATGATTGATAATAAATACTCAAAATCCTTTCCTGTACTGGTGTCTGCAAGACCTCTTTCAAAACCGGTAGATACCGCTAAAGTAAGAACCACCATAGAAGCTCCTGCGCAGGCAATGCAGCATGAAAATGTGCAGTTTCGTGCGATCTCTAATGCTACTCAGTTCAGCTGGAAGTTTGGGGAAAGCGGAAGTACGGATTCTAAAGATAAGTTGGCTATCTACTCTTATAAAGAGCCGGGAGATTATATCGTGACATTGTACACGAATGAAAATGTGGAACCCGTGCTGCACCGTATCAAAATCCTTCCTTATTATGATGCACTGGAAGATGATGAAGTAAGTGTAGAGGATGCCTATGCAAAGATTGATAATGATTTTAAATACCATTTACAACAGATCGCTAATGGAAATAATTTTAATTCTCATTATAATTATCTGCTTCAAAAATACCTGTGTAATAACGAAAATACTGTAGTAAAAGTAACCGACAGTAAAGTGAATAATTTCTATATGTACTGTGCGGGATTACAGTTTGATAAAAATACGATTATTCAAACCGTAAAAGTAAATTTTGATGATGCTCAAAACTGTGTAACCAAAGTGGATATCAATCAAAGTAAATAA
- a CDS encoding response regulator transcription factor gives MNKLLSNTVRFSIADSDFYFKKILIKTLLESPFYMLLNDCNNGHELVNRIYRRQEDVFIIELFMPVLSGIEAIKYIRQSNTETPIITYSGTYQEDMAEILSKIPNLYYCQKKSNIIRDIIKGQIVSNTFNYEAYSKEWEQQPLAVMEYMDRQKKSQEELSPTEIQLMKFCYEGFSNKEIGEKLNLSTRTIDTYINRLTEKLGLKTKLHLIRFCVENGYYNSSM, from the coding sequence GTGAATAAATTGTTATCCAATACTGTGCGATTTTCAATAGCCGACAGTGATTTTTATTTTAAAAAAATCCTGATCAAAACGCTTTTGGAGAGCCCGTTTTACATGCTCCTTAACGACTGTAACAATGGGCACGAGCTGGTGAACCGAATCTACAGGAGACAGGAGGATGTCTTTATTATTGAGCTCTTTATGCCGGTGCTCAGTGGTATTGAGGCTATCAAGTACATCAGACAAAGCAATACAGAAACCCCTATCATTACTTACTCCGGAACCTATCAGGAAGATATGGCGGAAATTCTTTCTAAAATTCCTAATCTTTATTATTGCCAGAAAAAGAGCAATATCATCCGAGATATTATTAAAGGTCAGATCGTTTCAAATACCTTCAATTATGAAGCGTATTCCAAAGAATGGGAACAACAGCCACTTGCTGTTATGGAGTATATGGACAGACAGAAAAAGAGTCAGGAAGAACTTTCTCCTACCGAGATACAACTGATGAAATTCTGCTATGAAGGCTTCAGTAATAAGGAGATCGGAGAAAAACTAAACCTAAGCACAAGGACCATCGACACCTATATTAACAGGCTTACAGAAAAGCTGGGATTAAAGACCAAACTACACCTTATCCGCTTTTGTGTAGAAAATGGATATTATAATTCGAGCATGTAA